The Palaemon carinicauda isolate YSFRI2023 chromosome 38, ASM3689809v2, whole genome shotgun sequence genomic interval aaacgaaaaaaaaaaaaaagaataaacaaaaaactaatACAAAACAAAAAAGTACACAGCACTGCCACCTCAGTCTCGAGATCTTGGCTCTGATAAACACTGGCATGGGTCTATTAAAGCTGTTTCCAGGAGCTGAAAAAAAAGCTGTCCTGCTCACTAACGCTTGAAGAGTCTCACAACAAACTATTTACAGCCATAACTTTGCTTGTTCGACTTACTGTATTCCCGGATTCCTTGAGTAACAATATCTTAAGTCTCTTATAACTCTTGGCAAGAAACTGGCTTATTCTAATCTCTTTCTACAGTGAAAACACTAACCAGTAAAAGATTAAATTTTGATTGCTGTCAAGGAAATTCATTCACTTTCCCTACATAAATACTCTTTCAGAAACTTCAGAAGACACTACTTAATCACATTTAATTATCTATTGTACTGATTCAAGTTAAAAATGTCATTCCGTGAGAGTTGTCTCAATTATCATTTAAAATTCAACCAAATATATTTCTaccaaatatatttctaaaaaaatttcgAACTGATGAGTTAAAAGTAGTAGTTACAAAATTCACTGTAGTTCAAATTTCAAGTGATATAGATCTTAATGAATTAATCATATAAATAATCTTGGCATATTTGGcttaaaattacaataaaactaTCTGAACAGTTTTGAGGATAGACAACTTTTTTGAGGTTTGATTTTGCTAATGCCACGATTCCTGGTGATTTAATTAACACTCTCTATTTATGCTTAATAGTATCAGAATATACAGCCAAATTCAATGGTTCACTCAACACCCACTGGCCATTACTTTCACAGTGAAGAGAGTGTATTAGGCTTAACAACGAAAGTGTGTCGGCAGACTTCTGAATTTGACTGTACAATGCATATATAACATGAGTATGTTGCCAAACTTCtcaatttctatgtatatatatattttttttctaataaaactcTTTACCAGTGCAACAGTTATAAAACCGTGCTCCCACAATCACCAGTTATACTGCCTTTGACAAACTGCTATTCTGATATTTTCCTCTAAATGTGACTGATAAAACAAACTGACATTTCATTCATAAGTTCAAACATTGTGTATCTTGTCAAAACTGTCATacaaattacaaaaacaaaagtaTAAGTATTAAAATATCCTTTTAGCTATACTTTTCGATTCCTAAGATGACACTATTGAAGCTTTCCTTTTGGATAATATATTAAAGACTTTGATATTTGAATTACAAGGTGAAACTAAAACTGTAAAATCTGTACAAGAATATTCTAAGATAACGACATACAAAATGTACTCAAGTGCTATATCTTACATCACCTACTATGATCGAGTAGTAAGCCAAACAAGCAATGACTGGGCTCTGCTACATTTGACCTCTGCTGCAGAATTTAGCCACCTGAAATGCTGACCAACACAACCTGTAACCCCCAAAACACCCGTGCTGCTGGTTCATGTATATAGCATATTGTGGTGTGATTCGCTTCTTGGGGCCACATTAAGAACAGTGCACTCTCTTAAAGCACCAATCTATCTATCTTTGGACTGGTATCTTGATATCTTGAATGACAGATTTCAAATAGAAATTTTTAGTTCTGCAAAGACTAAGAAAGCTTGGGGATTTAAGATCATATTGTGCACTAAGATAATCATTTAACACTTAGAGTTTTGTCTTGAGACTCTTGTGGaagagcttttgattctgtttcGTGGGAATTCTCTTTGTCTGGTAATTCCCGATctacctcctcttcttcctcctcctcctcttcttcttcctcctcatcaCCAACATCCTCTtcatcttcatcctcttcttcctcttcttcatcaagTTCCTCGTCATCAAGCCCCTCctcattttttatatttctgtttgaAGACTTTTTGCGCCATTCACCTGGCTCGCCACAGGGGGATTCCGGATTGGTAAAAGTAGGCGAATAGGGTTCTTCTTTGGGCTCACATAGCTCAACAATAGGTTCAAAATTAGACCGGTTTCctccatcctcatcatcattttcAGCCATTCCTTCTGCTTCGGTTCCTGCTGACTGCATCAGATACTTAGACTCGCGAAGGATCTTTATCTTGAGGCTTTTAATAGGGTGCCGTTTCTTTTTATGGGTTTTCAGACAACGTTTCAGTCTGAACATTGCTGGGCACTCATCACACCTTATTTTGCGTCTACCTTGACCTGGACATTTCCCATGCATTCTTTGGATGTGGGTTTTCAAATTAGATCTTTGAGCAAACCCCGCGCCACAGTGATCGCACTCAAATGGACGCTCTCCAGAGTGGAGTTTCATGTGTATTCTAAGATTACTCATCATAGTAAATTTTGCACCACACTCTAAACAATTGTAGGGTTTAATTGCCGCTGGGTTTTTCTTGCGACCTCTCTTAGGGGGTGCTCCAGCATCCCCGCAATGCACTCTATTTTTATGAGCCTTCAAATTTGACTTCTGGGTAAAGGCCTTTTCACACTGGTCACACTTATGAGGTCTTTCTCCTGTGTGAGTGACTGCATGAGTCTTTAGATTGGCAATTTGTCTAAATGCTGCTTCACACCGATCACACTTGTAAGGCCTTTCATCTGAATGAATCTTCTGATGAGTCTTAAGAGTAGACAGCTGGGTGAAACAAGATTTACACTCCTGGCACTGGTATGGTCTTTCTCCAGTATGAATTCGCTTATGCGCTCGTAAATTTCCTTGCTGAGTGAACTTGGAGCCACAAGTATCACAAGTGAAAGGCTTTTCACCAGTGTGGCGCCACATGTGATTCTTGAGTTGGGTGCTATTCTTGAAAATTTTATCGCATTGGTTACAAGCATGAATGACTGGTATACGAGGAGGTTTAGGTTCTTTGGGCTTTTTTGGTCTGGGTGGTTTTGGGGTAGAAGGCGTGGCTGATTCACCCGCTAATAAAGAGCCAGGGTAATCTGGAAAAAAAGGCTTTACATCCTGATATGGTTTAACTTCAACTTCGTCAATTTCAAATTCTTTATGGTCACGAACTTGACCATTACCAATGTACTGATTAAACTGGGAATATGAACTAGGATAAAACTGATGTTGGGATGGGGCAGGTGTGGTTGAAGGATCAGGCATTGGTGTGCCAGGCATAGCAGACGAACCAAGGTTGCTGTGAATTAAATCTCCACGGTACATGGAATCTGAATAACGCGGAGACTCAACTCTCATAGGTTCTCGGACTGGGTGTGGAGATTCTGTCATCATTCGATGAGACTGAGAGTCATAATGAGAGCGCATGAGAGGCATGGGAGACTCGGCCGGGGGTGGAAGGCTCATTCTCATACTACTAGATGTGTTTGTGTTATCATGATTAATACGAAGATTTTCTGGCATCAACTGATGAGAAGGCTCTGTTACACAAAGATTCTCTGGAACCATATTCGAGGCTTCTGAGGTTACCCTGAGATTCTCGGGCAGCATAGGATGCCCTTGGGAAGTTTCCGAGCCTAAACGTACATGATCGGGTGTTTCTACTCCAAGGCGATGATGATGTTGAGGAGGATCTGACCCCAAACGATGATGCTGGGGTGTTTCTGCATATAAACGAGGATGTTGTGGGACAGCATCTGCATTCATACGCACATGCTGAGGAGTTTCAGCCCCTAACCGCATGTGTTGTATTGTTTCCGCCCCTATTCTCATGTGTTGGGGGGCTTCCGACTCTATTCTCATATGCTGGGGTGTTTCTGCCCCTAATCTCATATGTTGAGGTGTTTCTGCTCCTAACCTAAGATGTTGAGGTGTTTCTGCTCCTAATCTCATATGCTGAGACCCTTCTGCCCCTATTCGCATATGCTGAGGAGTTTCTCCTCCAACTCGCATGTGTTGCGGTGTATCCGCTCCTATTCGCAAATGCTGGGGGGTTTCTGCTCCTCCTCGCAAATGCTGAGAGGATTCTAATCCTGACCGAATATGTTGAGGTATTTCTAATACACCTCGCATGTGATGCGAACTGTCTCCATCTAATCGTAGATGTTGAGGTGTCTCGGCTCCAACTCGGAGGTGTTGTGGAGTTTCTGCTCCAACTCGGAGGTGTTGTGGAGTTTCTGCTCCAACTCGGAGGTGCTGCGGAGTTTCTGCTCCTACTCGCATATGTTGCGGTGTTTCTGCTCCTAAACGAAGATGTTGAGAGTCTGCTCCTAACCGAAGATGCTGAGGTGTTTCTGCTCCTAAACGGAGATGTTGGGGTGTTTCTGCTCCTAGCCGAAGATGTTGAGGGGTTTCTCCTCCTAGCCGGAGATGTTGAGGCGTTTCTGTTCCTAGCCGAAGATGCTGAGGTGTTTCTGTTCCTAAACGGAGATGTTGTGGTGTTTCTGTTCCTAAACGAAGATGTTGTGGTGTTTCTGCTCCTAAACGTAGATGCTGAGATGATTCCACCACTAAACGGTGGTGCTGTGATGTTTCCACCACTAAACGGTGGTGCTGTGATGTTTCTAACCCTAAACGAAGGTGCTGAGGTGTCTCAGATCCTCCACGGAGATGTTGAGTTTCCCCTCCTCGAAGATGTTGCGAGGTTTCCACAACCCCTCGGATATGCTGTGAAGTATCCATTCCTCCATGAAGATGCTGGGGAGTTTCTGCACCTGCTCTCATATGCTGAGGTGTTTCTGCACCAATACGAACATGTGGCTGACTTTCTAAACTCATTCGTAAATGCTGAGGCGTTTCCTCTCCACCTCGGAGGTGCTGTGGGGTCTCTGCACCTGACCTAAGATGTAATGGAGTCTCAGCCCCAGGTCTAATATGTTGTACATTCTCAAGGCCACCCCGGATATGTTGTGGTGTTTCAGCGCCAGTTCTAAGTTGCTGGGGTGTTTCTGCTCCGACTCTTAGGTGTTGAGGTGTTTCTGCTCCGACTCTTAGGTGTTGAGGTGTTTCTGCTCCTACTCTTATGTGTTGTGGTGTTTCTGCTCCTACTCTTAAGTGTTGAGGGGTTTCTGCTCCTACTCTCAAGTGTTGTGGTGTTTCTGCTCCTACTCTCAAGTGTTGTGGTGTTTCTGATTGTGTGTGTTGAGAGTTTTCCACATCAGCCCTGAGATGGTGTGCTGTATCAGCGTTAATGCGCAGATTTTCAACTATCATACGCTGACTGCTCAAGTCAGTACCGTACCTCTGTGTATCAGCTGGGGAATATCTCATGTT includes:
- the LOC137630535 gene encoding uncharacterized protein; translated protein: MFRFHDLKTGQDPDMMQGGSRSSTPASALEGRAMFPHPSSVPGQQIPASSYPTISSPNTSLMSQSAQLMALGHNMFSGSKFMSGAPPEAHRYLPESYRLAAESLDQNRYGIDSQRMSADPYRHASEAQRLPTDLQRIRSELQRTEEQSLDSYQRSSDPYRSPVDLQRTPDSNLQQIASNAQRLVSDLQRLQSDPQRLVTEALRPPVSESVRSPESPYRSIMTDSLRPPSEPSQRSLQEQGRSHADAQRMVQESLREYFSPTQRTVPESSRSPTEQRMISDNMRYSPADTQRYGTDLSSQRMIVENLRINADTAHHLRADVENSQHTQSETPQHLRVGAETPQHLRVGAETPQHLRVGAETPQHIRVGAETPQHLRVGAETPQHLRVGAETPQQLRTGAETPQHIRGGLENVQHIRPGAETPLHLRSGAETPQHLRGGEETPQHLRMSLESQPHVRIGAETPQHMRAGAETPQHLHGGMDTSQHIRGVVETSQHLRGGETQHLRGGSETPQHLRLGLETSQHHRLVVETSQHHRLVVESSQHLRLGAETPQHLRLGTETPQHLRLGTETPQHLRLGTETPQHLRLGGETPQHLRLGAETPQHLRLGAETPQHLRLGADSQHLRLGAETPQHMRVGAETPQHLRVGAETPQHLRVGAETPQHLRVGAETPQHLRLDGDSSHHMRGVLEIPQHIRSGLESSQHLRGGAETPQHLRIGADTPQHMRVGGETPQHMRIGAEGSQHMRLGAETPQHLRLGAETPQHMRLGAETPQHMRIESEAPQHMRIGAETIQHMRLGAETPQHVRMNADAVPQHPRLYAETPQHHRLGSDPPQHHHRLGVETPDHVRLGSETSQGHPMLPENLRVTSEASNMVPENLCVTEPSHQLMPENLRINHDNTNTSSSMRMSLPPPAESPMPLMRSHYDSQSHRMMTESPHPVREPMRVESPRYSDSMYRGDLIHSNLGSSAMPGTPMPDPSTTPAPSQHQFYPSSYSQFNQYIGNGQVRDHKEFEIDEVEVKPYQDVKPFFPDYPGSLLAGESATPSTPKPPRPKKPKEPKPPRIPVIHACNQCDKIFKNSTQLKNHMWRHTGEKPFTCDTCGSKFTQQGNLRAHKRIHTGERPYQCQECKSCFTQLSTLKTHQKIHSDERPYKCDRCEAAFRQIANLKTHAVTHTGERPHKCDQCEKAFTQKSNLKAHKNRVHCGDAGAPPKRGRKKNPAAIKPYNCLECGAKFTMMSNLRIHMKLHSGERPFECDHCGAGFAQRSNLKTHIQRMHGKCPGQGRRKIRCDECPAMFRLKRCLKTHKKKRHPIKSLKIKILRESKYLMQSAGTEAEGMAENDDEDGGNRSNFEPIVELCEPKEEPYSPTFTNPESPCGEPGEWRKKSSNRNIKNEEGLDDEELDEEEEEEDEDEEDVGDEEEEEEEEEEEEEVDRELPDKENSHETESKALPQESQDKTLSVK